From the genome of Gallus gallus isolate bGalGal1 chromosome 24, bGalGal1.mat.broiler.GRCg7b, whole genome shotgun sequence, one region includes:
- the ACAD8 gene encoding isobutyryl-CoA dehydrogenase, mitochondrial, whose amino-acid sequence MAWRAARRRVTAPLLLLRQRGIASCIDPSAGLTEEQKEFQKVALDFAAKEMAPRMAEWDEKEIFPVETMRKAAQLGFGGIYVKPDVGGSGLSRLDTSIIFEALSTGCTSTTAYMSIHNMCAWMIDTFGNEEQRHRFCPSLCSMEKFASYCLTEPGSGSDAASLLTSAKRKGDTYVLNGSKAFISGGGDTDVYVVMCRTGGPGPKGISCVVLEKGTPGLSFGKKEKKVGWNSQPTRAVIFEDCVVPVGNRLGAEGQGFNIAMKGLNGGRINIASCSLGAAHASVLLAQEHLTVRKQFGEPLASNQYLQFRLAEMATRLVAARLVVRNAARALQEGREDAAVLCSMAKLFATDECFAICNQALQMHGGYGYLKDYAVQQFVRDIRVHQILEGTNEVMRMIVARNLLQG is encoded by the exons ATGGCCTGGAGAGCGGCCCGGCGCCGCGTTACggccccgctgctgctgctgcggcaACGCGGGATCGCGTCCTGCATCGACC CATCTGCTGGTCTGACGGAGGAGCAGAAGGAATTCCAAAAAGTGGCCCTTGATTTTGCTGCCAAAGAGATGGCTCCTCGCATGGCTGAGTGGGATGAAAAG GAAATATTCCCTGTGGAAACAATGCGCAAGGCAGCCCAGCTGGGATTTGGTGGCATCTACGTGAAACCAGATGTGGGTGGCTCTGGATTGTCACGTCTCGATACCTCCATCATCTTTGAAGCCTTATCAACAGGATGTACCAGCACCACTGCTTACATGAGCATCCACAA CATGTGTGCTTGGATGATTGACACCTTTGGCAATGAGGAACAGAGGCACAGGTTCTGCCCATCGCTCTGTAGCATGGAAAAATTTGCTTCTTACTGCCTTACTGAGCCAG GAAGTGGAAGTGATGCGGCTTCCCTGCTGACCTCAGCTAAGAGGAAAGGGGACACCTATGTCCTGAACGGCTCCAAG GCTTTCATCAGTGGAGGAGGTGACACGGATGTATACGTGGTTATGTGTCGCACAGGAGGCCCAGGTCCCAAGGGCATCTCCTGTGTGGTGCTGGAGAAGGGGACACCAGGTCTCAGCTTCGgcaagaaagagaagaag gtGGGGTGGAACTCCCAGCCAACTCGAGCTGTGATCTTTGAGGACTGTGTTGTTCCTGTTGGCAACCGGCTGGGAGCTGAAGGGCAGGGCTTCAACATTGCCATGAAGGGACTGAATGGAGGCAGGATAAACATTG CTTCTTGCTCATTAGGAGCTGCTCACGCCTCTGTTCTTCTGGCTCAGGAACATCTCACTGTCCGCAAACAGTTTGGGGAACCCCTAGCAAGCAACCAG tACCTGCAGTTCAGGCTGGCGGAGATGGCGACGCGCCTGGTGGCAGCGCGGCTCGTGGTACGCAATGCTGCACGGGCTCTGCAGGAGGGACGGGaagatgcagcagtgctgtgctccatGGCCAAGCTGTTTGCTACTGATGAGTGCTTTGCG ATCTGTAACCAGGCTCTACAGATGCACGGGGGCTATGGCTACCTGAAGGATTACGCGGTGCAGCAGTTTGTGCGAGACATCAGAGTCCACCAGATCCTGGAAG GTACCAACGAGGTGATGCGGATGATCGTGGCCAGGAACCTGTTACAGGGCTGA